One Gloeothece verrucosa PCC 7822 DNA window includes the following coding sequences:
- a CDS encoding acyltransferase family protein → MLWLDNLRAIGIFFVVLVHTGRFSSFISLYIFSFFMPLFFFISGLVAKDSIKELSFKDFFNLRLRRLLIPYIFFSLVSYIVWFFLFRHFGKGEDISPLKPLIGILYGVAIGDWLIPNIAMWFFTCLMMTEIYFFLLIRLPSRKILIAVLFVLSVVGYGLLYSISSTPYRLPWNADLALVAVVFYGVGHLLKPYIFSDVFMKSHRWPVMIISLICYLTFSTLNSKVVFIGGVLGNYLYFFMAAFSGIIFWLYIARLIKPYSLLTAMGQNTLVIFSLHLLVFPFLTAALVYGLKISETALKTDFVALIYSIIAIILLIKVSQIMQKYTPWLLGK, encoded by the coding sequence GTGCTTTGGCTTGATAATTTGAGAGCTATAGGAATTTTTTTCGTTGTTCTTGTTCACACAGGACGATTTAGTTCATTTATTTCATTATATATATTTTCTTTCTTTATGCCGCTTTTTTTCTTCATTTCAGGATTAGTGGCGAAAGATTCAATTAAAGAGCTATCCTTCAAAGATTTTTTTAATTTACGTCTCCGTCGCCTCTTAATTCCCTATATTTTCTTTAGTCTTGTGAGCTATATAGTCTGGTTTTTTCTATTTCGGCATTTTGGGAAAGGGGAAGATATCTCACCACTTAAACCCCTCATAGGGATTTTATACGGTGTTGCTATAGGAGATTGGCTAATTCCTAATATAGCCATGTGGTTTTTTACCTGTTTAATGATGACAGAAATTTACTTTTTTCTACTGATCCGGTTACCATCCAGAAAAATATTGATTGCTGTGCTGTTTGTTTTATCGGTAGTAGGTTATGGACTACTCTATTCGATTAGTTCAACACCCTATCGACTTCCCTGGAATGCTGACCTTGCTTTGGTTGCCGTTGTCTTTTATGGTGTTGGCCACCTCTTAAAGCCTTATATTTTTAGTGATGTATTTATGAAATCTCATCGCTGGCCTGTGATGATCATTTCATTAATTTGTTACTTAACATTTTCTACGCTAAACTCTAAAGTTGTATTTATTGGAGGTGTTTTGGGCAATTATCTGTATTTCTTTATGGCAGCCTTTTCAGGAATTATATTTTGGTTATATATTGCCAGACTGATAAAGCCGTATTCTTTATTAACAGCGATGGGTCAAAATACCTTGGTAATTTTTTCCCTTCATCTTCTAGTTTTTCCTTTTTTAACTGCTGCTTTAGTTTATGGGTTAAAAATTTCAGAAACGGCTTTAAAAACAGATTTTGTCGCCCTTATTTACTCAATTATTGCTATAATTTTATTAATAAAAGTATCTCAAATAATGCAAAAATATACTCCTTGGTTACTGGGGAAATAG
- a CDS encoding tRNA (guanine-N1)-methyltransferase, with protein MLSEGKAVFEVGQAFYRPETRVARDLGVLAAAVYKGDRGSLRVLDAMSGCGVRALRYGLEADADWIWANDANVELQPVLEANLQGLIQSGRAKISHQEANKLLFDCYYREDFYDLVDVDGFGSPAPFLGSALWATKMGGLLYFTSTDGRTATGHLPDISLRVYAAYARCHPSAHEQALRLMIGNVQYHAATRGFGVEPIFSLFTRGTYRVMLRLLSSPCLTQKNYGFLGYCHACGEYKTVSWRSLGRVSCACQNSQKSPVLSGPIWLGKFHEPLFLEKMLSLAKQWGWFERAELLSVMQAEAFLPPYFYLLGEIGKRGKINVPPRNNLIKALVAQGYQATPTHLNPQAIKTNASLAACIELAQWLL; from the coding sequence ATGCTCAGTGAAGGTAAGGCGGTTTTTGAGGTTGGGCAGGCTTTTTATCGCCCTGAAACTCGAGTTGCTAGAGATTTAGGGGTTTTGGCGGCGGCAGTGTATAAAGGGGATAGGGGTTCTCTTCGGGTGCTTGATGCGATGAGCGGCTGTGGTGTTCGCGCCCTTCGTTATGGGTTAGAAGCTGATGCTGATTGGATTTGGGCTAATGATGCTAATGTTGAGCTTCAACCGGTTTTAGAGGCTAATTTACAAGGTTTAATCCAGTCAGGACGGGCCAAAATTAGTCATCAAGAAGCGAATAAATTGCTTTTTGATTGTTATTATCGAGAGGATTTTTATGATTTAGTCGATGTCGATGGTTTTGGTTCTCCTGCCCCTTTTTTAGGCTCTGCGCTTTGGGCGACAAAAATGGGCGGTCTGCTTTATTTTACTAGCACTGATGGACGCACGGCAACTGGTCATTTACCGGATATTAGCTTAAGGGTATATGCGGCTTATGCCCGTTGTCATCCCTCTGCTCACGAACAAGCTTTGCGCTTAATGATAGGTAATGTACAATATCATGCGGCGACTAGGGGTTTTGGGGTTGAACCGATTTTTTCTCTGTTTACTCGCGGGACTTATCGGGTTATGTTACGGTTATTATCTTCTCCCTGTCTGACGCAAAAAAACTATGGGTTTTTAGGTTATTGTCATGCCTGTGGGGAATATAAAACGGTATCTTGGCGCTCTTTAGGAAGGGTATCTTGTGCTTGTCAAAATTCTCAAAAATCCCCGGTTCTTAGTGGGCCTATTTGGTTGGGAAAATTCCACGAACCCCTATTTTTAGAAAAAATGCTCTCTTTAGCCAAGCAATGGGGATGGTTTGAACGCGCAGAATTATTATCGGTGATGCAAGCAGAAGCTTTTTTACCCCCTTATTTTTATCTTTTGGGTGAAATCGGAAAACGCGGTAAGATTAATGTTCCTCCACGAAACAATTTAATTAAGGCTTTAGTTGCTCAAGGCTATCAGGCTACTCCTACTCATCTCAACCCCCAAGCAATTAAAACAAATGCCAGTTTAGCCGCTTGTATCGAACTGGCGCAATGGCTTTTATGA
- a CDS encoding glycoside hydrolase family 57 protein: MALGYVALVLHAHLPFVRHPESDYVLEEEWLYEAITETYVPLLQVFEGLKRDGIDFKMTMSMTPPLVSMLRDPLLQERYDEHLAKLEELTEKEIEHNEHNGHIRYLAEYYATEFQKIRQTWESYDRDLVTAFKQFLDSNNLEIITCGATHGYMPLMKMYPQAVWAQIKVACEHYEENFGRPPKGIWLPECAYYEGVERMLADAGLRYFLTDGHGLLYGRPRPRFGSYAPIFTETGVAVFGRDHESSQQVWSSMVGYPGDPVYREFYKDLGWEAEYEYIKPYIMPNGQRKNIGIKYHKITARDGGLSEKALYDPYWAREKAAEHAGNFMYNREEQVEHLAAMMQRPPIVVSPYDAELFGHWWYEGPWFIDYLFRKSWYDQNRFEMTHLADYLRRHPTQQVCRPSQSSWGYKGFHEYWLNETNTWIYPHLHKAAERMIELSRREPADELEWRALNQAARELLLAQSSDWAFIMRTGTMVPYAVRRTRSHLLRLNKLYEDIKSEKIDSGWLEKVEKIDNIFPNINYRVYRPL, encoded by the coding sequence ATGGCACTTGGCTACGTCGCCCTTGTTCTCCATGCCCACTTACCCTTTGTCCGACACCCAGAAAGCGATTATGTGTTGGAAGAAGAGTGGCTATATGAAGCTATTACCGAAACTTATGTTCCTCTGTTGCAGGTTTTTGAGGGATTAAAGCGAGACGGAATAGATTTTAAAATGACTATGAGCATGACACCCCCTTTAGTGTCGATGCTGCGAGATCCCTTACTACAAGAACGCTATGATGAACATTTAGCTAAACTGGAGGAACTCACCGAGAAAGAAATTGAACATAATGAGCATAACGGCCATATTCGCTATTTAGCCGAATATTATGCCACAGAATTTCAAAAAATTCGCCAAACTTGGGAAAGCTACGACCGAGATTTAGTAACAGCTTTCAAACAATTTTTGGATAGTAATAATCTAGAGATTATTACCTGTGGGGCAACTCACGGCTATATGCCCTTGATGAAAATGTATCCTCAAGCGGTTTGGGCCCAAATTAAAGTGGCTTGTGAACATTATGAGGAAAATTTTGGTCGTCCTCCCAAAGGGATTTGGTTGCCAGAATGCGCTTATTATGAAGGCGTAGAACGGATGTTAGCCGATGCCGGACTCCGTTATTTCCTGACGGACGGTCACGGGCTGCTCTATGGTCGTCCTCGCCCTCGTTTTGGTTCTTATGCTCCTATTTTTACCGAAACCGGTGTAGCGGTCTTTGGACGAGACCATGAGTCCTCTCAACAAGTGTGGTCATCGATGGTGGGATATCCAGGTGATCCGGTTTATCGAGAGTTTTACAAAGATTTGGGATGGGAGGCAGAATACGAATATATTAAGCCCTATATCATGCCTAATGGGCAACGTAAAAATATTGGGATTAAATATCACAAAATAACCGCGCGAGATGGGGGATTATCAGAAAAAGCTCTCTATGACCCCTACTGGGCTAGGGAAAAGGCGGCAGAACACGCGGGCAACTTTATGTATAACCGCGAAGAACAAGTAGAACATTTAGCCGCCATGATGCAGCGCCCGCCGATAGTGGTGTCTCCCTATGATGCTGAATTGTTCGGCCATTGGTGGTATGAGGGTCCTTGGTTTATTGATTACTTGTTCCGCAAGTCTTGGTATGACCAAAATCGCTTTGAAATGACCCATTTGGCCGATTATTTACGCCGTCATCCCACTCAGCAAGTTTGCCGCCCTTCTCAGTCGAGTTGGGGCTATAAAGGTTTCCATGAATATTGGTTAAATGAAACTAATACTTGGATTTATCCCCATTTGCATAAGGCGGCTGAACGTATGATTGAATTGAGTCGTCGTGAACCGGCTGATGAGTTAGAATGGCGGGCCCTCAATCAAGCCGCGCGAGAGTTGTTGTTAGCGCAGTCCTCTGACTGGGCGTTTATTATGCGGACTGGTACAATGGTTCCCTATGCAGTACGTCGCACTCGCAGCCATTTGTTGCGCCTTAATAAACTCTATGAGGACATTAAGAGCGAAAAAATTGACTCGGGTTGGTTAGAAAAAGTGGAAAAAATTGATAATATTTTTCCCAATATTAATTATCGAGTCTATCGCCCATTATAG